CCCAAATTGCGGCGAGACGCAAAGTCGTTCAGCGGCAACTGATGCTCAATCGGGTCAACCAGGCGGTGCCCAAGGCGGACGTTGTGGTGACCAACCCCACGGAGTTGGCGGTGGCGCTCAAGTATGATCCCGAGACGATGGCGGCCCCGGTGGTGGTAGCCAAAGGAGCGGGCCTTGTCGCACAGCGAATCCGCAAACTGGCCGAAGAGCATGGTGTGCCCATTATTGAGAAGAAACCCCTGGCCCAGGCGCTCTATCGCACTGTGGAGGTCAATCAGCCCATTCCGGAAGACCTTTACGCAGCCGTTGCCGAAGTGCTGGCGTATGTCTATCACCTGAAAGGCAAAAAGGTGCCGCCGCCGAGGGCTGCATGATCGATGCACGAATTTGCAGAAGGAGTATCCACGACTTTCCCCGCGTCAGAACATCATTTGTCGCGCATTCAGGCGGGACGGGATGACGAGGTTCGCGAGGGTGTGGGAGCGCTGGCCAGATCGTGAGACTCCGGAAGGGGGTACCCGTACTTTTCGAAGAAAAATCGCCACCGGTGGGCAATTTCTCGCTGAACGGCCGGATCCAGCTCAAATTTATTCCGCTTGTAGTTGGACCGTTCGGCGATGAATTCTCGGAGGCGTGGCCGGATTGTCTCGAAATCGCCAAGATCGAGCTCTCGGTAGAGCCTTTCCATTTCCCGCTCAGGATCGGCGACGAGAGCTTCATAACTGACCTCGGCCAGTTGGCCGGTCGGGACCAACGGCCGTGCCCGTTCAAAGGCCTCGTACATCCGGCAGAAAGTTGTCAATACCCGTTCTTCCAGCCCCTGATAGTGGGGAACTTGCAGGGCTTCGTCCTTGGAAAGCCGTTTCCAAAGGTTGATCGTCGAAGGATAAACGGCCAGCGGATCGCGGTAGATGTGAACGAATTTCGCTCGGGGAAACATCTCCAGAAGGACCTTGATCCGGCAGGTGTGCGGGGGTGATTTGAGGACAATCCGTTTTCCGCTCTGGATCGTCACCGCTTTCAGGAAGGTCAAGAACGCTTTTTTCCACCGCTCGAGTTCGCGCTGGGGCACATT
This is a stretch of genomic DNA from Thermogutta terrifontis. It encodes these proteins:
- a CDS encoding sulfotransferase family protein is translated as MSKNGVKAKEVGGYRDRPWIPRFWDGITFWGWVKVMADHRFKIAPRRLGMAILITLIGLFNSFLALIQKLVYGRKIARTALVDDPIFIIGHWRSGTTLLHEMFILDPRFGFPDSYACFAPNHFLVSRWFLAPLVGLLMPKMRPIDNMPFDWNRPQEDEFALCNMGVPSPYLSLIFPNEPPRYDAYLTLENVPQRELERWKKAFLTFLKAVTIQSGKRIVLKSPPHTCRIKVLLEMFPRAKFVHIYRDPLAVYPSTINLWKRLSKDEALQVPHYQGLEERVLTTFCRMYEAFERARPLVPTGQLAEVSYEALVADPEREMERLYRELDLGDFETIRPRLREFIAERSNYKRNKFELDPAVQREIAHRWRFFFEKYGYPLPESHDLASAPTPSRTSSSRPA